The Doryrhamphus excisus isolate RoL2022-K1 chromosome 18, RoL_Dexc_1.0, whole genome shotgun sequence genome contains a region encoding:
- the ankrd33ab gene encoding ankyrin repeat domain-containing protein 33B has product MASAAEDPHLGPGPDEEDGSSSGWDSDSILSDDSVLPDYPPGTSDGPTASTLYQACARNSLASLRGVLERGVTREEVMELDINHWNGLMVACAKGFLDIVYALNTCPYMDVNHQDHEGNTALMIASQAGHASTVMYLLNYYPGIDTEVRDCRGFTALIKAAMTGRDDVVAALVMAGADIHATDTKKGKGVQDWALKTGRYETAHRLRRLTMRPQAEQFCERYIPEWPELQQRVAKATAEKSTREKISQHIKTRFGFRLPRDPEDNGVLDHMVRITTSLHSPLVSTGCRPLCPTSPPEVGRRRLAVPELMKKHSTRELEESSVCHSNGSVSHAVPSLPSAESIATACCADGERRGSILSLASTKVASTFIPRGVARRNSVFPSGCIPQININRPVEATPKKEKKRKKTDKGYLDIPKWKYKEHKEEKKRAEKEKTEKEKRRDSTKRKK; this is encoded by the exons ATGGCCTCGGCAGCGGAGGACCCTCACCTGGGTCCGGGCCCCGATGAGGAGGACGGGTCTTCGTCGGGGTGGGACTCAGACAGCATCCTGTCCGACGACTCGGTGCTTCCAGACTACCCGCCGGGAACATCTGATGGGCCGACGGCATCCACGCTCTACCAAGCGTGCGCCCGCAACAGCCTGGCCTCCCTGCGCGGGGTCCTGGAGAGAGGGGTGACACGAGAGGAGGTCATGGAGTTGGACATCAACCACTGG AACGGCTTGATGGTGGCTTGCGCCAAAGGCTTCCTGGACATCGTCTACGCCCTCAACACCTGCCCCTACATGGACGTCAACCACCAGGACCACGAAGGCAACACCGCACTCATGATTGCATCCCAAGCAG GACACGCCAGCACGGTGATGTACCTCCTAAACTACTACCCCGGGATAGACACAGAAGTGCGGGACTGTCGTGGTTTCACCGCCCTCATCAAAGCAGCCATGACGGGCCGCGACGACGTGGTGGCGGCGCTGGTTATGGCAG gtgctgACATTCATGCAACGGACACCAAGAAAGGAAAGGGCGTTCAGGACTGGGCCCTAAAAACAGGCCGCTACGAGACAGCGCATCGCCTGCGCCGCCTCACCATGAGGCCCCAGGCTGAGCAGTTCTGTGAACGTTACATCCCGGAGTGGCCCGAGCTCCAGCAGCGAGTGGCCAAGGCCACGGCGGAGAAGAGCACACGAGAGAAAATCAGCCAGCACATCAAGACCAGGTTCGGGTTCCGATTGCCCCGTGACCCCGAGGATAACGGGGTTTTGGACCACATGGTGCGCATCACCACCAGTCTCCACAGCCCGCTCGTTTCCACCGGGTGTCGTCCACTGTGCCCTACCAGCCCCCCCGAGGTGGGCAGGAGGCGCCTGGCCGTGCCGGAGCTGATGAAGAAGCACTCAACGCGGGAACTGGAGGAAAGTTCGGTCTGCCACAGCAACGGCTCCGTGTCGCACGCCGTTCCCTCCTTGCCCTCGGCCGAATCCATCGCCACCGCCTGCTGCGCCGATGGCGAGAGGAGGGGCAGCATCCTCTCGCTGGCCTCCACCAAGGTGGCGTCCACGTTCATCCCCCGTGGCGTGGCCAGGAGGAACAGCGTCTTCCCTTCTGGGTGCATCCCCCAGATCAACATCAACAGGCCGGTGGAGGCCACGCccaagaaagagaagaagaggaagaagacagACAAGGGCTACCTGGACATCCCCAAGTGGAAATACAAGGAGCATaaggaggagaagaaaaggGCGGAGAAGGAAAAGACAGAGAAGGAGAAGAGAAGAGACAGCACCAAGCGCAAGAAATAA
- the LOC131106322 gene encoding activin receptor type-1B-like translates to MAYLGITRAFLTWLVLRRTCEALWCNCTTARCEKTGFRCETDGACMASTSLIEGHEQHVRTCIARDNLEPPGQPFYCLSAQGLVTIHCCYSDYCNSIDLQVPSVTTQPGPQGGAGPGGSWGTVRLAAVIAGPLLLLCGLLLAGVCVCQHQRRACGTRQRLELEDPSCDNLYVPHDRTLQDLIYDLSTSGSGSGLPLFVQRTVARTIVLQDVIGKGRFGEVWRGRWRGGDVAVKIFSSREERSWFREAEIYQTIMIRHENILGFIAADNKDNGTWTQLWLVSDYHEHGSLFDYLNHYSVTSEGMIKLALTAASGLAHLHMEILGTQGKPGIAHRDLKSKNILVKKNCTCAIADLGLAVRHDSITDTIDIAPNQRVGTKRYMAPEVLDESINIRHFDSFKCADIYALGLVYWEIARRCNGGGIHEEYQLPYYDLVPSDPSLDEMKKVVCDQKIRPSISNWWQSHEALRVMGKIMRECWYANGAARLTALRIKKTLSQLGVKEDVKV, encoded by the exons ATGGCATATTTGGGAATCACACGGGCCTTCCTCACCTGGCTGGTCCTGCGGCGAACCTGCGAAG CTCTGTGGTGTAACTGCACCACGGCCCGGTGTGAGAAGACGGGCTTCCGCTGCGAGACGGATGGGGCCTGCATGGCCTCCACCTCCTTGATTGAGGGTCACGAGCAGCACGTCCGCACGTGCATCGCCCGAGACAACCTGGAGCCCCCCGGGCAGCCTTTCTACTGCCTGAGCGCCCAGGGCCTGGTCACCATCCACTGCTGCTACagcgactactgcaacagcatcGACCTCCAAGTGCCCTCTG TCACCACCCAGCCGGGCCCGCAGGGAGGGGCGGGTCCAGGGGGGTCGTGGGGGACGGTGCGTCTCGCCGCCGTGATCGCGGGACCGCTGCTCCTGCTTTGTGGGCTGCTGCTGGCGGGCGTCTGCGTGTGCCAGCACCAGCGCCGGGCCTGCGGGACCCGACAGAGGCTGGAGCTGGAAGACCCCTCCTGTGACAACCTGTACGTGCCTCACGACAGGACCCTGCAAGACCTCATCTACGACCTCTCCACGTCTGGCTCGGGCTCAG GGCTTCCTCTGTTTGTGCAAAGGACCGTCGCCAGAACCATTGTCCTCCAAGACGTCATTGGGAAGGGGCGCTTCGGCGAGGTGTGGCGAGGCCGTTGGAGGGGGGGCGACGTGGCGGTGAAAATCTTCTCCTCGAGGGAGGAGCGCTCCTGGTTCCGTGAGGCTGAAATCTACCAGACCATCATGATACGGCACGAGAACATCCTGGGCTTCATCGCCGCTGACAACAAAG ACAACGGCACGTGGACCCAGCTGTGGTTGGTGTCCGACTACCACGAGCACGGCTCCCTGTTCGACTACCTCAACCACTACTCCGTGACGTCTGAAGGGATGATCAAACTGGCGCTGACGGCCGCCAGCGGCCTGGCACATCTGCACATGGAGATCCTGGGAACGCAAG GAAAGCCTGGCATCGCACACAGAGACCTAAAGTCCAAGAACATACTGGTAAAGAAGAACTGCACCTGCGCCATCGCGGATCTGGGTTTAGCTGTCCGTCACGACTCCATCACGGACACCATCGACATCGCCCCCAACCAAAGAGTGGGAACCAAGAG GTACATGGCTCCAGAGGTCCTGGATGAGAGCATCAACATCAGGCACTTTGACTCCTTCAAATGTGCCGACATCTACGCTTTGGGGCTGGTCTACTGGGAGATCGCACGGCGCTGTAACGGCGGAG GTATCCATGAGGAGTATCAGCTGCCCTACTACGACCTGGTGCCCTCCGACCCTTCGCTGGACGAGATGAAAAAGGTGGTGTGCGACCAGAAGATACGACCCAGCATCTCCAACTGGTGGCAGAGCCATGAG GCTTTGCGGGTCATGGGTAAAATCATGCGAGAGTGCTGGTACGCCAACGGGGCCGCCCGCCTGACGGCGCTACGCATCAAGAAGACCCTGTCCCAGCTGGGAGTCAAGGAGGACGTTAAAGTCTGA